One window of the Plasmodium relictum strain SGS1 genome assembly, chromosome: 1 genome contains the following:
- a CDS encoding fam-f protein, which produces MKRRLVLIYYLNFLHIITIIIALYGINSYSSSSKFKLKFEKYKEIQLIRNLAEVFDFKDDDILNDSGLTIKEVQLLYNIRETEDENTVFEGYFGDSRALFIKLVDLVFLGNLNEKLEQEKKNVSSIYFTMQIMKRKTTDYLENLLGDINNHINYVFKDLELYEHELCSFTDVNVDIYTRADNERISINQRSANEYFKQANFSKIHLRLENSFSFFNKLYEKNNKFLSKINNHLYHHGTYTANYIGKHTKRFPLKYAHASNLNMLDFVDELKNILDEFNTAIFGKNKKGGNVSALRISIRNMDLEINNMHRRLDDIIAIKTNKLFVRLNKILNGDIKCLIAFILSIFEQDKSINKFTLDKLKDKHRIEVFQDQFLFRIYELLLQEKGEIKKSLNEFKTYIKAIFGFDVNSSGIRSLVQKLYDSMDKYEFLQLFQVIVHLLGCKRQLNDYSNFMKLLKNESISSLSIKFENLFRRNKVLYIPENKSENLILKFLDMYENSIFFCGLKDSNSKLIEKSVYLNRCLRKFRTLNSLISFLIKELDKSKKCYSYSENKLINKNAIIFFLYKINNFNESGISHLIW; this is translated from the exons ATGAAAAGACGCCTAGTTTTGatctattatttaaatttttta CacataataacaataattatTGCCCTTTATGGCATTAATTCATATAGCAGCTCAAGCaa aTTTAAACTTAAATTTGAAAAGTATAAAGAAATACAATTAATAAGAAATTTAGCGGAAGTATTTGATTTTAAAGATGATGATATCTTAAATGATTCAGGCCTTACAATAAAAGAGGTACAATTGTTATATAACATTAGAGAAACAGAAGATGAAAATACAGTATTTGAGGGATATTTTGGTGATTCAAGAgctttatttataaaattagtagatttagtatttttaggaaatttaaatgaaaaattggaacaagagaaaaagaatgtgagttctatatattttacaatGCAGATTATGAAACGGAAAACAACAGATTATTTGGAAAATTTGCTTGgtgatataaataatcatATTAATTATGTATTTAAAGATCTTGAACTTTATGAACATGAATTATGTTCATTTACAGACGTCAATGTCGATATATACACGAGGGCAGATAACGAACGTATATCAATTAATCAACGTAGTGCAAATGAATATTTCAAACAAGCAAATTTTAGTAAAATTCATTTAAGGCTTGAAAattccttttccttttttaataaattatatgaaaagaataataaatttttgtcCAAAATTAATAATCATTTGTATCATCATGGCACTTATACAGCTAATTATATAGGTAAACATACAAAAAGGTTTCCTTTGAAATATGCACATGCaagtaatttaaatatgttaGATTTTGTTGACgaattgaaaaatattttagatgAATTTAATACAGCCATATTTggcaaaaataaaaaaggaggTAATGTATCTGCTCTCAGAATAAGTATTAGAAACATGGATTtggaaattaataatatgcATAGAAGATTAGATGACATTATAGCAATAAAAACTAATAAGTTATTTGTAAGACTAAATAAGATACTAAATGGTGATATAAAATGCTTGATAGCCTTTATTTTAAGCATATTTGAACAAGATAAATCTATAAATAAGTTTACATTGGATAAATTGAAAGATAAACATAGAATAGAAGTATTTCAGgatcaatttttatttcgTATATATGAATTACTTTTACAAGAAAAaggagaaataaaaaaatccttaaatgaatttaaaacatatataaaagCAATTTTTGGTTTTGATGTGAACAGTTCAGGTATTAGATCATTAGTACAAAAGCTTTATGATTCAATGGataaatatgaatttttacAATTATTTCAAGTTATTGTACACTTATTAGGGTGCAAGAGACAATTAAATGATTATTCAAATTTTATGAAGTTACTTAAAAATGAATCGATAAGCAGTTTAAGtataaaatttgaaaatctctttagaagaaataaagttttatatattcCAGAAAATAAATctgaaaatttaatattaaaatttttggaTATGTATGAGAAcagcatttttttttgtggaCTCAAGGATAGCAATTCAAAGTTAATTGAAAAGTCAGTATACTTGAATCGTTGTTTAAGGAAATTTAGAACCCTTAATTCTTTAATaagttttttaattaaagaattggataaatcaaaaaaatgttattcttattctgaaaataaattaataaacaaaaatgccattatattttttctgtataaaattaataatttcaatGAAAGCGGTATAAGTCATCTTATTTGGTGA